A part of Brachybacterium faecium DSM 4810 genomic DNA contains:
- a CDS encoding predicted acyltransferase (PFAM: Acetyltransferase (GNAT) family) yields MFRRGGRVRAIRSGGYDAALALALTDPVVNALAGARLREVARTGALPQEFSLAGDEQHPEGLLWHGVNLAPLSATPRALEDFGRHQASRARRSSSVVGDRRAVETLWHDLAEPWGAGVREYRWSQPLLLAEEPPAPQRIAPGGATVGGEAGLRPAVPGEEEAVFPAAVAMFREEVGIDPLAGDGGRSYRARVADLIRRRRTYVVIEEGEVRFKADVGALFGPVAQIHGVWVRPAHRGRGLGRAGMAELVRQVRRDHAPQVSLYVNDYNEPARRAYAAAGFRQVGELTTILF; encoded by the coding sequence GTGTTCCGGCGCGGCGGGCGGGTCCGAGCGATCCGCTCCGGCGGGTACGACGCCGCGCTCGCGCTCGCCCTCACCGATCCCGTCGTCAACGCCCTGGCCGGGGCGCGTCTGCGGGAGGTCGCCCGCACCGGCGCGCTGCCGCAGGAGTTCTCGCTCGCCGGGGACGAGCAGCATCCGGAGGGGCTGCTGTGGCACGGGGTGAACCTCGCGCCGCTCTCCGCGACCCCGCGCGCCCTCGAGGACTTCGGGCGGCACCAGGCCTCCCGCGCCCGCCGTTCCAGCTCCGTGGTCGGTGACCGCCGCGCGGTCGAGACGCTCTGGCACGATCTGGCTGAGCCCTGGGGCGCCGGCGTGCGCGAATACCGCTGGAGCCAGCCGCTGCTGCTGGCCGAGGAACCGCCCGCACCGCAGCGGATCGCCCCTGGCGGCGCGACGGTGGGCGGCGAGGCGGGCCTGCGCCCCGCGGTCCCGGGGGAGGAGGAGGCGGTGTTCCCCGCCGCGGTCGCGATGTTCCGCGAAGAGGTGGGGATCGACCCGCTCGCCGGGGACGGCGGCCGCTCCTACCGCGCCCGCGTGGCCGATCTGATCCGTCGGCGGCGCACCTATGTGGTGATCGAGGAGGGCGAGGTGCGGTTCAAGGCCGACGTCGGCGCGCTCTTCGGACCGGTCGCCCAGATCCACGGGGTATGGGTGCGTCCCGCGCACCGCGGCCGCGGCCTGGGCCGCGCCGGGATGGCGGAGCTGGTGCGCCAGGTGCGGCGGGACCATGCCCCGCAGGTCTCGCTCTACGTCAACGACTACAACGAGCCCGCGCGCCGCGCCTACGCCGCCGCCGGCTTCCGGCAGGTCGGCGAGCTCACCACCATCCTGTTCTGA